The DNA sequence TCGAGGCATAGACCGCATCAAACGCGATTTTCTGGTCATCAAAGAATTGTTTAGCTAATCTGGCCTGTTCAATGCCTAACTCTGTCAGGGGAGAGTCCGAAGCTCCTTGGATTCGCTTTTGCACATTAAAACGTGTTTGCCCGTGTCGCATAAGATAGAGCGTTTTCATAAAACCACTTCTTTCTTACTTAAAGGATCAATGACTTTTCTTAGTATTAAACTACCGCTCTCGTACTCGTAGAGGCAGATATTGCAGTTGCCGAATGTTACTCCTTCTGGAAAAGCCAAATCTAAATGCTGAATGAGTCCCCAGAGGGCTGCTCCATGACTGACCATAATAATTTCTTGCGCTGGGTCATTTTCTGCTGTCATCAGAATCTCCTGACAAACCCGCTCACCAACCTTAGTAATATCCTCACCGCCATAAGGAACTAGGAGGTCCTCAAAGGAGCGAGCTCCCGGCCGCATTTTCGGCAGGAGATTTTCTGGCTGGGCCTCGAAGATACCAAAGTTCATCTCCTTGAGCCCCTTGAGCTGCTTAATCTTGTCA is a window from the Streptococcus criceti HS-6 genome containing:
- a CDS encoding histidine phosphatase family protein: MTKKLYLMRHGETLFNTQKRVQGWCDSPLTLNGIEQAKQARNWFKANDVDRQAIYSSTQERAADTARLIAENDKIKQLKGLKEMNFGIFEAQPENLLPKMRPGARSFEDLLVPYGGEDITKVGERVCQEILMTAENDPAQEIIMVSHGAALWGLIQHLDLAFPEGVTFGNCNICLYEYESGSLILRKVIDPLSKKEVVL